From the Toxotes jaculatrix isolate fToxJac2 chromosome 15, fToxJac2.pri, whole genome shotgun sequence genome, one window contains:
- the ildr2 gene encoding immunoglobulin-like domain-containing receptor 2 isoform X2 has protein sequence MNLYQLAILLGASLCVCDGVHVTVQRRQQLGMLFQSVVLPCQYQTASTQTPVVQWWYKSYCRDRTRESFNLPERLGMQASELGPTAHLECSDSTRTVRVVASAQGASMTLAEHYKGRDISIINKADLRIGELQWGDSGVYFCKVVIADDLEGRNEGHLELLVLEWAFVGSVVLGSILFLLLLGICWCQCCPHSCCCYVRCCCCPDTCCCPRHLYEAGKMAKSGQPPQVPVYPYYIPGVPTVVPLAPSSHMEPKITSLPSVENNLAGVRSGYRLKASPDQDSMKVLYYIEKELGQFPSAKMAALKPSSLSELSSLHDGGTTDFRHTYQTVQMKALPPIADLDDHSVVRTAPPAQSRRPRRDRGNHSDDELDRRWNPRSEHLKRKTLSRRGRTGSLDELEEFARSYGSRGRRAEPPDQVYDRDYSPPRRFYRDEDDGWRRRSPSPLPQKRRDTWDSDRPSRLPKSRDYDNTFLNSVLESKARGRGGDRGAGRMDEDSDTPSKGSSRGKGSDSYYSRSPSNRPEEEDPLPPYTELEAERYRRADPTTDRYRTAEPPRSERYRTTEPAMRPFSYTRPHQGMSHTLQGGREERDRSRNLSTALSRDSLIV, from the exons ATGAACCTTTACCAGCTGGCTATTTTACTGGGAGCATCAT tgtgcgtgtgtgatggGGTCCATGTCACAGTGCAGCGGAGGCAGCAGCTTGGGATGCTCTTCCAGTCTGTGGTCCTCCCGTGTCAGTATCAAACAGCCTCCACCCAGACCccggtggtgcagtggtggtACAAGTCCTACTGTCGAGACCGCACGCGAGAGTCCTTCAACCTGCCGGAGCGCCTGGGCATGCAGGCTTCTGAGCTGGGACCCACGGCCCACCTGGAGTGTTCCGACAGCACCCGCACGGTTCGGGTTGTGGCCTCAGCGCAAGGAGCTTCCATGACACTGGCTGAGCACTACAAAGGCAGAGACATCTCCATCATAAACA AAGCGGACCTGAGGATCGGGGAGCTGCAGTGGGGCGACAGTGGAGTGTACTTCTGTAAAGTCGTTATTGCTGACGATCTGGAGGGGAGGAATGAAGGCCACCTGGAGTTACTTGTGCTTG AGTGGGCATTTGTGGGATCTGTAGTCCTGGGCAGCATCttgttcctgttgttgttgggAATCTGCTGGTGCCAGTGTTGTCCTcattcctgctgctgctacgtccgctgctgctgctgtcctgacACTTGCTGCTGCCCACGACACT TGTATGAGGCAGGGAAGATGGCAAAGAGTGGACAACCACCCCAGGTGCCAGTTTATCCCTACTACATCCCTGGTGTCCCTACTGTGGTCCCTCTTGCCCCTTCATCCCACATGGAGCCAAAAATCACCTCTCTCCCTTCAGTGGAGAACAACCTGGCTGGAG TGCGCAGTGGTTACCGACTGAAAGCCAGTCCAGACCAGGACTCAATGAAAGTTCTGTACTACATAGAGAAGGAGCTGGGTCAGTTTCCCTCTGCCAAGATGGCTGCACTCAAAC CTAGTAGCCTATCAGAGCTGAGCTCTCTGCATGATGGAGGGACTACAGACTTCAGACACACCTATCAGACGGTCCAGATGAAGGCGCTCCCGCCCATTGCAGATCTCGATGACCATTCAGTGGTGAGAACTGCTCCACCTGCACAGAGTCGGAGGCCCAGGCGGGACAGAGGAAACCACTCAGATGATGAACTAGACAGAAG GTGGAACCCTCGCTCAGAGCACCTGAAGAGAAAGACTCTGAGCAGAAGAGGGCGTACCGGCTCCCTGGACGAGCTGGAGGAATTCGCTCGTTCTTACGGTTCCCGTGGTCGACGGGCTGAGCCTCCAGATCAGGTCTATGATCGGGATTACAGCCCTCCCAGGCGTTTCTacagagatgaagatgatggcTGGAGGCGCCGCAGCCCCTCACCTTTACCACAAAAGAGAAGGGACACATGGGACAGTGATCGCCCCTCTCGGCTTCCCAAAAGCCGAGATTACGACAACACCTTCCTCAACAGTGTGCTGGAAAGCAAGGCGAGGGGGCGGGGAGGGGACAGAGGCGCTGGGAGGATGGACGAGGACAGTGACACTCCCTCCAAAGGCAGCTCCAGGGGAAAGGGCAGCGATAGTTACTACAGTCGGTCACCTAGCAACCGTCCAGAAGAGGAGGACCCTTTGCCTCCGTACACTGAGCTGGAGGCAGAGCGGTACCGCAGGGCTGACCCAACCACAGACCGGTACCGCACTGCAGAACCTCCCAGATCAGAGAGATACAGGACCACTGAACCAGCCATGAGGCCTTTCTCTTACACCCGCCCCCACCAGGGGATGTCCCATACACTACAggggggcagagaggagagagacaggagtcGGAACCTG AGCACTGCACTGAGCAGGGACTCTCTCATAGTGTGA
- the LOC121194747 gene encoding cell surface A33 antigen-like: MATKKQLGWRELFLIFTVLPCCRSLQVSIPEKEYEVARGGDITMNCFFTPARPDFTTLILTWEAYPDNINDPVKSVATYYMNSPDTDIAPAYEGRASLEVDLQKQVSTLRLTKVTMQDSRRFQCSVMIPKDDEGTTAATTSLLVLVPPSPPICSIQGKAEYWHNITLSCISQEGSPKPIYKWTSYNVQNIPIQFPPKTTENDGVLSLFNISRETSGFFICTSTNRMGSASCNFTLAVMPSSINEASIAGIVGGVLAGLLVLGILIFCCCRKKGKKNKYAEGAPGEVEFYDRDAPEAGEQYCDDKPNSKTKQYEDKEVVPQNNYSVETAGLKFEEDQHSLSRGKERNYGKGSDTDSQRYQDDQHDHYRGSRDRLDDQRDHYSGSRDRLDDKRNYYSGSRERLDDQRDRYGGSHDRLDDQRDRYGGSRDRLDDQRDRYGGSRDRLDDQRDRYGGSRDRLDERRDRYGGSRDRLDDRRDRYGGSRDQLDNRRDRYGGSRDHLDYSDDQ, from the exons ATGGCGACAAAGAAGCAGCTTGGATGGCGAGAGCTATTTCTGATATTCACAG tacTTCCCTGCTGCAGGAGTTTACAGGTTTCTATTCCAGAGAAAGAATACGAGGTCGCAAGAGGAGGTGATATAACTATGAACTGTTTCTTCACCCCAGCCCGACCAGACTTCACCACACTCATCCTCACATGGGAAGCTTACCCTGACAATATTAATGATCCAGTG AAATCCGTGGCCACCTACTATATGAATAGTCCTGACACTGACATTGCACCTGCTTATGAAGGCAGAGCCTCTTTGGAGGTTGACCTTCAAAAACAAGTGAGCACACTCCGCTTGACAAAGGTGACCATGCAGGACAGCCGCCGTTTCCAGTGCAGCGTCATGATCCCCAAGGATGATGAGGGAACAACAGCTGCCACCACTTCCCTTTTGGTCCTGG ttcctccctctcctccaatCTGCAGCATCCAGGGAAAAGCAGAGTACTGGCACAACATCACCCTCAGCTGCATTTCTCAGGAGGGGTCCCCAAAACCCATCTATAAATGGACGAGCTACAATGTTCAAAACATTCCCATACAATTTCCACCTAAAACAACTGAAA ATGATGGAGTTCTGTCTCTCTTCAATATTTCAAGAGAGACGTCAGGGTTCTTCATTTGCACATCAACAAATCGAATGGGTTCTGCCAGCTGCAACTTTACCTTAGCGGTTATGCCAA GTAGCATAAATGAGGCGTCCATTGCAGGCATAGTTGGAGGAGTTCTTGCAGGTCTTCTGGTTCTGGGGATTCTCATCTTCTGTTGCTGCcggaaaaaaggcaaaaagaacAAGTATGCTGAAGG TGCCCCTGGAGAAGTGGAGTTTTACGACAGAGATGCTCCTGAAGCTGGAGAACAGTATTGCGATGACAAGCCAAACAGCAAGACCAAGCAGTATGAAGACAAAGAAGTTGTTCCTCAAAACAATTACAGTGTAGAAACAGCTGGACTCAAGTTTGAGGAGGATCAACACAGTCTTAGTAGAGGTAAAGAAAGGAATTATGGCAAGGGCAGTGACACTGACTCCCAGCGTTACCAGGACGACCAACATGATCACTATCGTGGAAGTCGTGATCGCCTTGACGATCAGCGAGATCATTACAGTGGCAGTCGTGATCGCCTCGATGATAAACGTAACTATTACAGTGGAAGTCGTGAGAGGCTTGATGATCAACGTGATCGTTATGGTGGCAGCCATGATCGCCTTGATGATCAACGTGATCGTTACGGTGGCAGCCGTGATCGCCTTGATGATCAACGTGATCGTTACGGTGGCAGCCGTGATCGCCTGGATGATCAACGCGATCGATATGGGGGCAGTCGTGATCGACTTGACGAACGACGCGATCGATATGGGGGCAGCCGTGATCGACTTGACGATCGACGCGATCGCTATGGTGGCAGCCGAGATCAACTCGACAATCGACGCGATCGTTACGGCGGCAGTCGTGATCATCTCGATTACAGTGATGACCAATAG
- the ildr2 gene encoding immunoglobulin-like domain-containing receptor 2 isoform X1, with protein sequence MNLYQLAILLGASLCVCDGVHVTVQRRQQLGMLFQSVVLPCQYQTASTQTPVVQWWYKSYCRDRTRESFNLPERLGMQASELGPTAHLECSDSTRTVRVVASAQGASMTLAEHYKGRDISIINKADLRIGELQWGDSGVYFCKVVIADDLEGRNEGHLELLVLGRTGQRDDLLPEFDMEIMPEWAFVGSVVLGSILFLLLLGICWCQCCPHSCCCYVRCCCCPDTCCCPRHLYEAGKMAKSGQPPQVPVYPYYIPGVPTVVPLAPSSHMEPKITSLPSVENNLAGVRSGYRLKASPDQDSMKVLYYIEKELGQFPSAKMAALKPSSLSELSSLHDGGTTDFRHTYQTVQMKALPPIADLDDHSVVRTAPPAQSRRPRRDRGNHSDDELDRRWNPRSEHLKRKTLSRRGRTGSLDELEEFARSYGSRGRRAEPPDQVYDRDYSPPRRFYRDEDDGWRRRSPSPLPQKRRDTWDSDRPSRLPKSRDYDNTFLNSVLESKARGRGGDRGAGRMDEDSDTPSKGSSRGKGSDSYYSRSPSNRPEEEDPLPPYTELEAERYRRADPTTDRYRTAEPPRSERYRTTEPAMRPFSYTRPHQGMSHTLQGGREERDRSRNLSTALSRDSLIV encoded by the exons ATGAACCTTTACCAGCTGGCTATTTTACTGGGAGCATCAT tgtgcgtgtgtgatggGGTCCATGTCACAGTGCAGCGGAGGCAGCAGCTTGGGATGCTCTTCCAGTCTGTGGTCCTCCCGTGTCAGTATCAAACAGCCTCCACCCAGACCccggtggtgcagtggtggtACAAGTCCTACTGTCGAGACCGCACGCGAGAGTCCTTCAACCTGCCGGAGCGCCTGGGCATGCAGGCTTCTGAGCTGGGACCCACGGCCCACCTGGAGTGTTCCGACAGCACCCGCACGGTTCGGGTTGTGGCCTCAGCGCAAGGAGCTTCCATGACACTGGCTGAGCACTACAAAGGCAGAGACATCTCCATCATAAACA AAGCGGACCTGAGGATCGGGGAGCTGCAGTGGGGCGACAGTGGAGTGTACTTCTGTAAAGTCGTTATTGCTGACGATCTGGAGGGGAGGAATGAAGGCCACCTGGAGTTACTTGTGCTTG gcaGGACAGGTCAGCGGGACGATCTCTTACCTGAGTTTGATATGGAGATTATGCCAG AGTGGGCATTTGTGGGATCTGTAGTCCTGGGCAGCATCttgttcctgttgttgttgggAATCTGCTGGTGCCAGTGTTGTCCTcattcctgctgctgctacgtccgctgctgctgctgtcctgacACTTGCTGCTGCCCACGACACT TGTATGAGGCAGGGAAGATGGCAAAGAGTGGACAACCACCCCAGGTGCCAGTTTATCCCTACTACATCCCTGGTGTCCCTACTGTGGTCCCTCTTGCCCCTTCATCCCACATGGAGCCAAAAATCACCTCTCTCCCTTCAGTGGAGAACAACCTGGCTGGAG TGCGCAGTGGTTACCGACTGAAAGCCAGTCCAGACCAGGACTCAATGAAAGTTCTGTACTACATAGAGAAGGAGCTGGGTCAGTTTCCCTCTGCCAAGATGGCTGCACTCAAAC CTAGTAGCCTATCAGAGCTGAGCTCTCTGCATGATGGAGGGACTACAGACTTCAGACACACCTATCAGACGGTCCAGATGAAGGCGCTCCCGCCCATTGCAGATCTCGATGACCATTCAGTGGTGAGAACTGCTCCACCTGCACAGAGTCGGAGGCCCAGGCGGGACAGAGGAAACCACTCAGATGATGAACTAGACAGAAG GTGGAACCCTCGCTCAGAGCACCTGAAGAGAAAGACTCTGAGCAGAAGAGGGCGTACCGGCTCCCTGGACGAGCTGGAGGAATTCGCTCGTTCTTACGGTTCCCGTGGTCGACGGGCTGAGCCTCCAGATCAGGTCTATGATCGGGATTACAGCCCTCCCAGGCGTTTCTacagagatgaagatgatggcTGGAGGCGCCGCAGCCCCTCACCTTTACCACAAAAGAGAAGGGACACATGGGACAGTGATCGCCCCTCTCGGCTTCCCAAAAGCCGAGATTACGACAACACCTTCCTCAACAGTGTGCTGGAAAGCAAGGCGAGGGGGCGGGGAGGGGACAGAGGCGCTGGGAGGATGGACGAGGACAGTGACACTCCCTCCAAAGGCAGCTCCAGGGGAAAGGGCAGCGATAGTTACTACAGTCGGTCACCTAGCAACCGTCCAGAAGAGGAGGACCCTTTGCCTCCGTACACTGAGCTGGAGGCAGAGCGGTACCGCAGGGCTGACCCAACCACAGACCGGTACCGCACTGCAGAACCTCCCAGATCAGAGAGATACAGGACCACTGAACCAGCCATGAGGCCTTTCTCTTACACCCGCCCCCACCAGGGGATGTCCCATACACTACAggggggcagagaggagagagacaggagtcGGAACCTG AGCACTGCACTGAGCAGGGACTCTCTCATAGTGTGA
- the ildr2 gene encoding immunoglobulin-like domain-containing receptor 2 isoform X3: MNLYQLAILLGASLCVCDGVHVTVQRRQQLGMLFQSVVLPCQYQTASTQTPVVQWWYKSYCRDRTRESFNLPERLGMQASELGPTAHLECSDSTRTVRVVASAQGASMTLAEHYKGRDISIINKADLRIGELQWGDSGVYFCKVVIADDLEGRNEGHLELLVLGRTGQRDDLLPEFDMEIMPEWAFVGSVVLGSILFLLLLGICWCQCCPHSCCCYVRCCCCPDTCCCPRHLYEAGKMAKSGQPPQVPVYPYYIPGVPTVVPLAPSSHMEPKITSLPSVENNLAGASSLSELSSLHDGGTTDFRHTYQTVQMKALPPIADLDDHSVVRTAPPAQSRRPRRDRGNHSDDELDRRWNPRSEHLKRKTLSRRGRTGSLDELEEFARSYGSRGRRAEPPDQVYDRDYSPPRRFYRDEDDGWRRRSPSPLPQKRRDTWDSDRPSRLPKSRDYDNTFLNSVLESKARGRGGDRGAGRMDEDSDTPSKGSSRGKGSDSYYSRSPSNRPEEEDPLPPYTELEAERYRRADPTTDRYRTAEPPRSERYRTTEPAMRPFSYTRPHQGMSHTLQGGREERDRSRNLSTALSRDSLIV, from the exons ATGAACCTTTACCAGCTGGCTATTTTACTGGGAGCATCAT tgtgcgtgtgtgatggGGTCCATGTCACAGTGCAGCGGAGGCAGCAGCTTGGGATGCTCTTCCAGTCTGTGGTCCTCCCGTGTCAGTATCAAACAGCCTCCACCCAGACCccggtggtgcagtggtggtACAAGTCCTACTGTCGAGACCGCACGCGAGAGTCCTTCAACCTGCCGGAGCGCCTGGGCATGCAGGCTTCTGAGCTGGGACCCACGGCCCACCTGGAGTGTTCCGACAGCACCCGCACGGTTCGGGTTGTGGCCTCAGCGCAAGGAGCTTCCATGACACTGGCTGAGCACTACAAAGGCAGAGACATCTCCATCATAAACA AAGCGGACCTGAGGATCGGGGAGCTGCAGTGGGGCGACAGTGGAGTGTACTTCTGTAAAGTCGTTATTGCTGACGATCTGGAGGGGAGGAATGAAGGCCACCTGGAGTTACTTGTGCTTG gcaGGACAGGTCAGCGGGACGATCTCTTACCTGAGTTTGATATGGAGATTATGCCAG AGTGGGCATTTGTGGGATCTGTAGTCCTGGGCAGCATCttgttcctgttgttgttgggAATCTGCTGGTGCCAGTGTTGTCCTcattcctgctgctgctacgtccgctgctgctgctgtcctgacACTTGCTGCTGCCCACGACACT TGTATGAGGCAGGGAAGATGGCAAAGAGTGGACAACCACCCCAGGTGCCAGTTTATCCCTACTACATCCCTGGTGTCCCTACTGTGGTCCCTCTTGCCCCTTCATCCCACATGGAGCCAAAAATCACCTCTCTCCCTTCAGTGGAGAACAACCTGGCTGGAG CTAGTAGCCTATCAGAGCTGAGCTCTCTGCATGATGGAGGGACTACAGACTTCAGACACACCTATCAGACGGTCCAGATGAAGGCGCTCCCGCCCATTGCAGATCTCGATGACCATTCAGTGGTGAGAACTGCTCCACCTGCACAGAGTCGGAGGCCCAGGCGGGACAGAGGAAACCACTCAGATGATGAACTAGACAGAAG GTGGAACCCTCGCTCAGAGCACCTGAAGAGAAAGACTCTGAGCAGAAGAGGGCGTACCGGCTCCCTGGACGAGCTGGAGGAATTCGCTCGTTCTTACGGTTCCCGTGGTCGACGGGCTGAGCCTCCAGATCAGGTCTATGATCGGGATTACAGCCCTCCCAGGCGTTTCTacagagatgaagatgatggcTGGAGGCGCCGCAGCCCCTCACCTTTACCACAAAAGAGAAGGGACACATGGGACAGTGATCGCCCCTCTCGGCTTCCCAAAAGCCGAGATTACGACAACACCTTCCTCAACAGTGTGCTGGAAAGCAAGGCGAGGGGGCGGGGAGGGGACAGAGGCGCTGGGAGGATGGACGAGGACAGTGACACTCCCTCCAAAGGCAGCTCCAGGGGAAAGGGCAGCGATAGTTACTACAGTCGGTCACCTAGCAACCGTCCAGAAGAGGAGGACCCTTTGCCTCCGTACACTGAGCTGGAGGCAGAGCGGTACCGCAGGGCTGACCCAACCACAGACCGGTACCGCACTGCAGAACCTCCCAGATCAGAGAGATACAGGACCACTGAACCAGCCATGAGGCCTTTCTCTTACACCCGCCCCCACCAGGGGATGTCCCATACACTACAggggggcagagaggagagagacaggagtcGGAACCTG AGCACTGCACTGAGCAGGGACTCTCTCATAGTGTGA